One part of the Hydra vulgaris chromosome 01, alternate assembly HydraT2T_AEP genome encodes these proteins:
- the LOC136074984 gene encoding uncharacterized protein LOC136074984 yields the protein MEKCDIGKSLNIHCHKTGFSRKQGFVQFKDLPCEKQEEIIWRANLKENYSSIRIICCYHEQIYGKYFERKITKCCNPFGTHKESKKIAIKGNIKISIDMANYLQKNNVYVTPGWKFCSKCYKKAIETDEDLNSQEEWESKSEKKIKLDTTIELLGISPVKLKSLSKHSKLPVAKQKFKNTIDRVAKMVSLAYHIKETFLTTEIKSPILNNNINNDHDLDILMYEIKNKISETDSYCHKVQMLTLAPKSWTRKKISSYFEVSEYLVRTARKVKNENGILSLPGKKTGNPLSPETVNLVINFYQSDEFSRMMPGKKDYVSIKKNQHVQKR from the exons atggaGAAATGTGACATTGGAAAAAGTCTTAACATTCATTGCCACAAAACTGGATTTTCAAGAAAACAAggttttgttcaatttaaagatCTTCCTTGtgaaaaacaagaagaaataaTATGGAGAGCAAATTTAAAGGAAAACTATAGTTCAATAAGAATTATATGTTGTTATCATGAGCAAatctatggaaaatattttgagagaaaaattacaaagtgTTGCAATCCTTTTGGAACACAcaaggaaagtaaaaaaattgctataaaag gtaaTATAAAGATTTCCATAGACATGgcaaactatttgcaaaaaaataatgtttatgtaaCCCCAGGTTGGAAATTCTGcagtaaatgttacaaaaaagcaatagaaactgatgaagatttaaattcaCAGGAGGAATGGGAATCcaaaagtgagaaaaaaattaagttagataCCACTATAGAATTGCTTGGAATTTCACCAGTCAAactaaaaagtctttcaaaacacAGCAAATTGCCTgtagcaaaacaaaagtttaagaaCACTATTGACAGAGTTGCAAAAATGGTCTCATTAGCATatcatattaaagaaacttttttaacaacagaaataaaaagccccattttaaacaacaacattaacaatgACCATGATCTAGACATTTTaatgtatgaaataaaaaataaaatttcagagaCTGACTCTTATTGCCATAAGGTGCAAATGTTAACACTCGCACCAAAATCATGGACACGTAAAAAGATATCAAGCTACTTTGAAGTGTCTGAGTATCTTGTTCGAAcagcaagaaaagttaaaaatgagaaTGGAATTCTATCATTACCCgggaaaaaaactggaaaccCACTTTCACCAGAAACAGTTAATTTAGtgattaacttttatcaaagtgatgaattttcaagaatgatgccaggaaaaaaagattatgtaagtATTAAGAAAAACCAACATGTTCAAAAAAGATAA